Proteins encoded by one window of Companilactobacillus ginsenosidimutans:
- a CDS encoding D-2-hydroxyacid dehydrogenase: protein MKIFAYGIREDEKTSLENWEQANPNVEVGYTDKTLTPETADLANGASGVVTLQTTPYDRESLEKLNNLGIKNISIRNVGYDNFDFNDLKDFDMKLSNVPVYSPNAIAEHAVLMVGRLLRRIPEVDKKFDNGDFTWAPTIGKEYREQTVGVIGTGHIGRVAIQMLQGFGAKVIAYDVYHNDSIEKQGLYVDTLDELYAQSDVITLHVPLTSDNAYMIDDNAIAKMKDGVYLINCARGELISNDALIRGLDSGKIAGAGLDVLDHENNVFGKNWGSIEKLPDPIIKNIAERENVILTPHNAFYTETAVRNMIEVSFDSNKDLIEGKIPDTLVFSKK from the coding sequence ATGAAAATATTTGCTTACGGAATTCGCGAAGATGAAAAAACATCACTAGAAAACTGGGAACAAGCAAATCCAAATGTTGAAGTTGGATACACTGATAAAACTTTGACACCTGAAACAGCTGATTTAGCTAATGGTGCCAGCGGTGTAGTCACACTTCAAACAACACCATATGATCGTGAATCACTTGAAAAATTAAATAACTTAGGCATCAAAAATATTTCTATCAGAAACGTCGGATATGATAATTTCGACTTCAATGATCTTAAAGATTTCGATATGAAATTGTCCAATGTTCCAGTATACTCACCAAACGCGATTGCCGAACATGCTGTATTAATGGTCGGTCGTTTACTCAGACGCATTCCAGAAGTCGATAAAAAATTCGACAACGGTGACTTCACTTGGGCACCAACAATTGGAAAAGAATATCGTGAACAAACAGTTGGTGTAATCGGAACCGGACACATTGGCCGAGTCGCCATTCAAATGTTACAAGGATTTGGCGCGAAAGTAATTGCGTATGATGTTTATCATAATGACAGCATTGAGAAACAAGGATTATACGTTGATACTCTCGATGAACTCTATGCACAATCAGATGTAATCACATTACACGTACCATTAACTTCTGATAATGCATATATGATCGACGACAACGCAATTGCCAAAATGAAAGACGGAGTTTACTTAATCAACTGTGCCCGTGGTGAGTTAATCAGTAACGATGCCTTAATTCGAGGCTTGGACAGTGGCAAAATAGCCGGTGCAGGACTTGATGTTTTGGATCACGAAAACAACGTTTTTGGTAAAAATTGGGGTAGCATTGAAAAGCTTCCAGATCCAATCATTAAAAACATTGCCGAACGTGAAAATGTTATTCTGACTCCACACAACGCATTTTATACTGAAACCGCCGTACGTAATATGATTGAAGTATCCTTTGATTCAAATAAAGATTTGATTGAAGGAAAGATTCCAGATACATTAGTTTTCTCTAAAAAATAA
- a CDS encoding DMT family transporter codes for MQDNKDIKKTLNKGFLLALSASITWGVSGAVQQLVAKNGAIPAMWFVGTRTTVAGIILLVAAAFVVPRKEFFSVFKNWKELLTLLAFAIFGLWMNMYTFFYAIKLGNSSTATILQYLSPLFIMVGSVLFFHKKILRIDIISFILALVGVVLLITHGDFSHLSIPMSALFWGIGSGVTAALYIVIPQQIISKHNGLLVTGWGMLFAGIFSNFFHPIWQNVPKLNTQGWLGVAAVILLSNVIAFLLMVFSTKYATAATISITDAVQPFTTLILSILFLSYAANFIEIIGGIIVVVAVYLLSRYDTNTK; via the coding sequence ATGCAAGACAATAAAGATATCAAGAAGACCTTGAACAAAGGGTTCTTACTAGCACTATCCGCTTCAATTACCTGGGGTGTTTCTGGAGCAGTACAACAACTAGTTGCAAAGAATGGTGCCATTCCTGCAATGTGGTTTGTTGGAACTCGTACAACCGTAGCAGGAATTATCCTATTAGTAGCTGCAGCTTTCGTTGTACCTCGTAAAGAGTTTTTCTCAGTATTCAAAAACTGGAAGGAACTACTTACCCTACTAGCATTTGCAATATTTGGTCTATGGATGAATATGTACACATTCTTCTATGCAATAAAACTTGGAAATAGTTCAACAGCAACAATTCTGCAGTACTTATCACCACTTTTCATCATGGTAGGATCAGTTCTTTTCTTCCATAAAAAGATATTACGTATCGATATCATTTCATTCATTCTCGCCTTAGTCGGTGTTGTATTGTTGATAACACACGGTGATTTTAGTCATCTCTCAATCCCAATGTCCGCACTATTTTGGGGTATCGGTAGTGGTGTTACCGCCGCTTTATATATCGTTATTCCACAACAAATAATTTCTAAACACAACGGGTTATTGGTAACCGGCTGGGGAATGTTATTTGCCGGTATTTTTTCAAACTTTTTCCACCCCATTTGGCAAAATGTACCAAAACTTAATACTCAAGGCTGGTTAGGTGTTGCAGCAGTTATCTTGCTAAGTAACGTTATCGCCTTTCTTCTTATGGTATTCAGTACTAAATATGCCACAGCAGCAACCATCAGTATCACTGATGCTGTGCAACCTTTCACAACTTTGATTTTAAGCATACTTTTCCTTTCCTATGCTGCTAATTTTATCGAAATTATTGGTGGTATTATTGTAGTAGTAGCAGTTTACTTGCTAAGTCGATATGACACGAATACAAAGTAA
- the ald gene encoding alanine dehydrogenase — MKIGIPREIKNHEERVGITPAGVTNMVNAGHKVIIETDAGLGSGYNDSQYQAMGAIIGTAEDAWACDMVIKVKEPLESEYKYFREDLIIYTYLHLAADKQLTEALLKSKTTGIGYETMVGPRGGLPLLVPMSEIAGRMSVQVGAHFLEQVNGGKGLLLAGVPGVKRGEVTVIGAGTVGFNAAKIAVGLGANVTILDINAQRLAEVENIFDGKVQTLISNNHNIAECVKKSDLVIGAVLIPGAVAPKLVTEEMISSMEPGSVVVDIPIDQGGIFETSTKATTHDDPVFVSHDVLHYTVANIPGAVPKTATEALSSATIPYAIQIANKGLAEAAKNNTILTGINTFDGKLTEKAVAESLNMNYDAFPANANHAMS, encoded by the coding sequence ATGAAAATTGGTATACCTAGAGAAATTAAGAATCACGAGGAACGTGTTGGTATTACACCAGCAGGTGTCACAAATATGGTCAATGCCGGTCACAAAGTAATAATTGAGACTGACGCTGGTCTTGGCTCCGGTTATAATGATTCACAATATCAAGCAATGGGTGCAATTATTGGAACTGCCGAAGATGCTTGGGCTTGCGACATGGTTATTAAAGTTAAAGAACCGCTGGAATCAGAATATAAATATTTTAGAGAAGACTTAATTATATATACATACTTACACTTGGCTGCTGACAAACAGTTAACTGAAGCATTATTGAAGAGTAAAACAACCGGAATTGGATACGAGACAATGGTTGGCCCTCGTGGTGGACTTCCATTACTAGTCCCAATGAGTGAAATTGCTGGACGTATGTCAGTTCAAGTTGGAGCTCATTTCTTAGAACAAGTTAATGGTGGCAAAGGCCTACTTCTAGCTGGTGTTCCCGGTGTTAAACGTGGTGAAGTAACAGTTATTGGTGCTGGGACTGTTGGATTTAATGCAGCTAAAATAGCTGTTGGATTGGGAGCTAACGTTACAATTCTTGATATCAATGCGCAAAGATTGGCTGAAGTAGAAAATATTTTTGATGGAAAAGTTCAAACATTGATTTCTAATAACCACAACATTGCTGAGTGTGTTAAGAAATCAGACTTAGTAATTGGTGCTGTATTAATTCCTGGTGCCGTTGCTCCAAAACTAGTTACAGAAGAAATGATTTCAAGCATGGAACCTGGTTCGGTTGTCGTTGATATTCCAATCGATCAAGGTGGAATTTTCGAAACAAGTACCAAAGCTACAACTCATGATGATCCTGTCTTTGTGTCACACGATGTTCTTCATTATACAGTTGCAAATATTCCTGGCGCAGTTCCCAAGACTGCTACTGAAGCACTTTCAAGTGCAACGATTCCTTATGCAATTCAAATTGCTAACAAAGGTTTAGCAGAAGCTGCTAAAAATAATACAATACTTACTGGTATTAATACATTTGACGGAAAACTTACGGAAAAGGCTGTAGCGGAAAGTCTCAATATGAATTATGACGCATTTCCTGCTAACGCTAATCATGCAATGTCATGA
- a CDS encoding APC family permease: MNRKIDIDVLLANANKGDRKKTLGLFDLSILGIGAIIGTGILVLTGIVAATDSGPGVVYSFLIAALASGLIGLCYSELTTSIPNSGSAYVYAWASIGQTVAFFAGWTLLGVYITTTATVANGWSGYVHSFFSEFGIDIPRALITSPFNGGIINLPAVLMIFLVTFVLTKGTSESKRLNNFLVVVKIAIILLFVIVGFSDVNRGNWKPFLPFGISGVFAGASTVFFAFLGFDALATSAEEVKNVQKNLPRAIIISLVVSTLMYVVVSLVMTGIIKYDRLNVPEAMSFVLLQKGHNVAAQVISAGAILGIIAVVLAFIYASANIMMSMSRGGFLPKKLSILNKKTGSPNKSLWLIGLIAAICAGLLDIKNLATFANVGSLCVFFLISLMVILLRKQHPNLTRPFKVPFGYTIPILSMIVCAFLLFNLPLSAYLNYAGWLIIGLMMYMLYSVRHVDASQSMEIVDDEELEIDVD, encoded by the coding sequence ATGAATAGGAAAATAGATATAGACGTATTATTAGCTAATGCTAATAAGGGTGATCGGAAGAAAACTTTAGGATTGTTTGACCTATCAATTTTAGGTATTGGGGCAATTATTGGTACTGGTATTTTGGTACTAACGGGTATAGTTGCCGCAACTGATTCAGGTCCCGGAGTGGTTTACTCGTTTCTGATTGCCGCTCTTGCAAGTGGTCTAATTGGTTTATGTTACTCAGAATTAACAACTAGTATTCCTAATTCTGGGAGTGCTTACGTTTATGCATGGGCTTCAATCGGCCAAACGGTGGCGTTCTTTGCCGGATGGACTTTGCTAGGCGTTTATATTACTACTACTGCAACTGTTGCGAATGGTTGGTCGGGATATGTCCATTCGTTTTTCTCAGAATTTGGAATAGATATTCCAAGAGCATTAATAACGTCTCCATTTAATGGAGGTATTATCAATTTACCTGCTGTGTTAATGATTTTTCTAGTAACATTTGTTCTTACAAAAGGTACAAGTGAAAGTAAACGACTTAATAACTTCTTGGTAGTTGTAAAAATTGCTATTATTCTACTATTTGTTATCGTAGGATTCTCCGACGTCAACCGAGGTAACTGGAAACCATTTCTGCCATTTGGTATTTCGGGAGTCTTTGCAGGTGCATCAACTGTATTTTTTGCCTTCCTTGGGTTTGATGCTTTAGCGACATCGGCGGAAGAAGTAAAAAACGTCCAGAAAAACCTACCACGTGCTATCATTATCTCCCTGGTTGTTTCAACATTAATGTATGTCGTGGTTAGTTTAGTAATGACGGGTATCATTAAATACGATCGACTCAATGTTCCAGAAGCAATGTCCTTTGTCCTCCTTCAGAAAGGTCATAACGTAGCGGCACAAGTAATCTCCGCCGGAGCAATTTTGGGTATCATTGCGGTGGTTCTAGCGTTCATATATGCTTCTGCCAATATTATGATGTCCATGAGTCGTGGTGGATTCCTTCCTAAGAAATTGTCGATTCTCAATAAAAAAACAGGTAGTCCCAACAAATCATTGTGGTTGATTGGCTTGATTGCAGCAATTTGTGCCGGACTTTTAGATATAAAAAACTTAGCAACCTTTGCCAACGTTGGTTCGCTATGTGTATTCTTCCTTATTTCATTAATGGTTATTTTGCTTCGCAAACAGCATCCGAATTTAACAAGACCATTTAAGGTTCCCTTTGGTTACACCATTCCAATTTTATCAATGATTGTCTGTGCGTTCCTTCTATTCAATTTACCCCTAAGTGCATATTTGAATTACGCCGGATGGTTAATAATAGGTTTAATGATGTACATGCTTTATTCGGTACGACATGTTGATGCGAGTCAATCTATGGAAATTGTAGATGATGAAGAATTGGAAATAGACGTAGATTAA
- a CDS encoding C69 family dipeptidase produces MNKNHLEDACTSILVGKNASIDGSTMIARNDDTFDPINPQNFVMHPAVEGETGRKVKSYLNKFECELPADNYKWPAVPNVDYKTLGYYDESGINGANVAMSATESTYGNERALAYDPLVKDGMDEDVIVRMVLPFVDSAKGAVQRTAGLIQQFGSPAGNSLLFSDKDDIWYMEIVTGHHWVAQRIPDDSYAVAANRVSIQQVDFNDPDQFMWSDGIQEFVEKYHLNTDKTGFDFRHIFGTTNLKDRHYNTSRVWYGHKYFNPEIEEDPEDGDLPFIMKTDHKINVEDIEYVLGSHYNETPYDPYSPDASDADKYRYRPIGLNRTQNSHVLQIRNDVPEEVAAIMWLCVGFPSFTPYVPFYTNMDETPESYREVAPKFEFKDAYWMYNALSMLVESHYSEFIQADTDYLTECKQDFRTAIAETDELAKDYTGNELTAFLTERNKKVVTHMEEKAHQLFGDLYTQGVRLSKLTFDMDKNL; encoded by the coding sequence ATGAATAAAAATCATTTAGAGGACGCCTGTACTTCTATCCTTGTTGGTAAAAATGCCAGTATCGATGGTTCTACAATGATTGCTAGAAACGACGATACTTTCGATCCAATCAATCCTCAAAATTTTGTTATGCATCCAGCTGTTGAAGGCGAAACTGGACGTAAAGTTAAATCTTATTTGAACAAATTTGAGTGTGAATTACCTGCTGATAATTACAAATGGCCTGCAGTTCCTAATGTTGATTACAAAACACTTGGATATTACGACGAGAGTGGTATCAATGGTGCCAATGTTGCTATGTCAGCTACTGAAAGTACTTATGGTAACGAACGTGCACTTGCTTATGATCCACTAGTAAAAGATGGTATGGATGAGGATGTTATTGTCCGTATGGTCTTACCATTCGTGGACTCAGCTAAAGGCGCAGTTCAACGCACTGCCGGATTGATTCAACAATTTGGCTCACCAGCTGGAAACTCACTTTTGTTCAGTGATAAAGACGATATTTGGTATATGGAAATCGTTACTGGTCATCACTGGGTTGCCCAACGTATTCCTGATGATAGTTATGCTGTTGCTGCCAACCGTGTTTCAATTCAACAAGTTGACTTCAATGATCCAGATCAATTCATGTGGTCAGATGGAATCCAAGAGTTCGTTGAAAAATATCATTTGAATACTGACAAAACTGGTTTTGATTTCAGACATATTTTTGGAACAACAAACTTGAAAGATCGTCACTACAACACATCACGTGTTTGGTATGGTCACAAATACTTCAATCCAGAAATTGAAGAAGATCCAGAAGACGGTGATTTACCATTCATCATGAAAACTGATCACAAAATCAATGTTGAAGATATCGAATATGTTTTGGGTTCTCACTACAATGAGACACCATATGATCCATATAGTCCTGATGCATCTGATGCAGATAAGTATCGTTATCGTCCAATTGGTTTGAACCGTACTCAAAACTCACATGTGCTTCAAATCAGAAACGATGTTCCTGAAGAAGTTGCTGCAATCATGTGGCTATGTGTTGGATTCCCTAGTTTCACACCTTATGTTCCTTTCTATACAAATATGGATGAAACTCCTGAATCATATCGTGAAGTTGCTCCAAAATTTGAATTTAAGGATGCATATTGGATGTACAATGCCTTATCAATGCTTGTTGAATCACATTATTCTGAATTCATTCAAGCTGACACTGATTATCTTACTGAATGCAAACAAGATTTCCGTACTGCAATCGCTGAAACAGATGAACTTGCTAAAGACTATACAGGCAATGAACTTACAGCATTCTTAACTGAACGCAATAAGAAAGTTGTTACTCATATGGAAGAAAAAGCTCATCAACTATTTGGTGATTTGTACACACAAGGTGTTAGATTATCAAAACTTACTTTTGACATGGATAAAAACCTTTAG
- a CDS encoding nucleobase:cation symporter-2 family protein, protein MDLKMDKNEGGFFKNLVLGLQHLLAMYSGDILVPILIGTALGFTPTQMTYLISVDIFMCGVATLLQIKRTPLTGIGLPVVLGSAVEYVTPLQNVGHHFGVAYMYGAIIAAGIFILLIAKLFANLQRFFPPVVTGSLITLIGFTLIPVAFQNIGGGDATAKNFGSPQDLILGFVTALIIIVFTIWGRGFIQQIAVLIGIVAGYVIAFFMGQIGFASVNSAHWFQVPIPFYFATPKFEWSSIVIMLLAALTCMIESTGVYYALAEVTKRDLSKNDMQRGYASEGIAAILGGIFNTFPYSTFSQNVAIVQLSGIKKNKPVYFSAFLLILLGLIPKVGAIATLIPNSVLGGAMLIMFGMVGAQGIKMLSKVEMTNSNLLIMAVAIGLGLGVTVQPHLLHFLPSTLQTILNNGLVVGSFSAIILNMVLNPKSLRKD, encoded by the coding sequence ATGGATTTAAAAATGGATAAAAATGAAGGTGGCTTCTTCAAAAACCTTGTATTAGGTTTGCAACATTTATTAGCCATGTATTCGGGGGATATTTTAGTTCCAATTTTAATAGGTACAGCATTAGGCTTTACACCTACACAGATGACATATTTAATCTCTGTCGATATTTTTATGTGTGGGGTTGCTACACTGCTTCAAATTAAGCGGACACCTTTGACAGGTATTGGTTTGCCGGTCGTTTTAGGCTCTGCCGTCGAGTATGTAACGCCGTTACAAAATGTTGGACATCACTTTGGTGTTGCCTACATGTATGGTGCAATTATCGCTGCCGGGATTTTCATATTGTTGATTGCTAAATTGTTTGCCAATCTACAAAGATTTTTCCCACCAGTAGTTACTGGTTCATTGATTACATTAATTGGATTCACTTTGATTCCAGTTGCTTTTCAAAATATCGGTGGCGGGGATGCCACTGCTAAAAATTTTGGTAGTCCTCAAGATTTAATTCTTGGATTCGTTACTGCCTTAATAATTATCGTCTTCACTATTTGGGGACGTGGATTTATCCAACAAATTGCAGTATTAATCGGAATTGTAGCTGGTTATGTAATTGCCTTCTTCATGGGACAAATTGGTTTCGCCAGTGTAAATTCAGCTCACTGGTTCCAAGTTCCAATTCCATTTTATTTTGCTACGCCAAAATTCGAATGGTCATCAATCGTCATCATGCTATTAGCAGCATTAACCTGTATGATCGAATCGACTGGTGTTTATTACGCATTAGCTGAAGTTACTAAACGTGACTTGAGTAAAAATGATATGCAAAGAGGATATGCCTCAGAAGGTATTGCTGCTATTCTTGGTGGTATTTTTAATACATTCCCATATTCAACATTCTCACAAAATGTTGCCATCGTTCAATTGTCAGGAATCAAGAAAAATAAGCCAGTATATTTCTCAGCATTCTTGCTTATTTTACTAGGTTTAATTCCCAAGGTTGGTGCAATTGCCACGTTAATTCCTAACTCAGTTTTAGGTGGAGCAATGCTAATCATGTTTGGGATGGTTGGTGCCCAAGGTATCAAGATGCTTTCGAAAGTTGAAATGACTAATAGCAACTTATTGATTATGGCTGTTGCTATTGGACTGGGTCTTGGTGTTACGGTTCAACCTCATTTATTGCATTTCCTTCCATCAACGTTACAAACTATTCTTAATAATGGTTTGGTTGTGGGAAGTTTCTCAGCAATTATTCTAAATATGGTATTGAATCCTAAGAGCTTGCGGAAAGATTAG
- a CDS encoding alpha/beta hydrolase-fold protein, translating into MKKKKTLLLFVLLAMFAIIGTACSSSSSSSDSKDSSSFKKTDTNDPKADPSLSKVTKEVKSEFKQLSYKDKKTGVTLRYNLYVPKNYDKNKSYPMMTFIPDDSVTGQSTIKGVTQGYGGSIWATKAEQKKHASFVLIPVFDSSTVSGGMGEYGSAVVKKNVQTYLDLLNKIEGQYSINKDRLYGTGQSMGGMTMFYLNSHYPKLFAATLYTSSQWEVSQLEKLKNQKFFYFAGGGDSNASKGQKDLKKMLKKDGKSYSSTTLDAKISAKAKNTAANKLIDKNNNANFITWKTGTVLDDSGQGMEHMASFDYGYTVPAVRDWVYNQSK; encoded by the coding sequence ATGAAGAAAAAGAAAACGTTATTACTATTCGTCTTATTGGCGATGTTTGCAATTATAGGAACAGCTTGTTCATCAAGTAGTTCATCTTCAGATTCAAAGGATTCCAGTTCTTTTAAGAAAACTGATACAAATGATCCAAAAGCAGACCCATCATTATCAAAGGTAACCAAAGAGGTTAAGTCAGAATTCAAACAATTATCATACAAAGATAAGAAAACTGGCGTAACACTCCGTTACAATTTATACGTCCCAAAAAATTATGATAAAAACAAATCATATCCAATGATGACTTTTATTCCTGACGATTCAGTCACAGGACAAAGCACAATCAAGGGTGTTACTCAAGGATATGGTGGTAGCATCTGGGCAACAAAAGCAGAACAAAAGAAACACGCAAGTTTCGTCTTAATTCCAGTCTTTGATTCATCAACAGTTTCAGGTGGAATGGGAGAATATGGTTCCGCAGTAGTTAAGAAAAACGTTCAAACATATTTAGATCTATTAAATAAAATTGAAGGTCAATACAGTATCAACAAAGACAGATTATATGGTACCGGACAATCAATGGGTGGTATGACAATGTTCTACCTCAACTCACATTATCCAAAACTATTTGCCGCAACACTTTACACATCATCACAATGGGAAGTATCACAACTAGAAAAACTCAAGAATCAGAAATTCTTCTACTTTGCCGGTGGTGGCGATTCAAATGCATCTAAAGGACAAAAAGATTTGAAGAAAATGTTGAAGAAAGATGGCAAATCCTACTCTTCAACAACACTAGATGCCAAAATTTCAGCAAAGGCTAAGAATACAGCAGCTAACAAGCTGATTGATAAGAACAATAATGCCAACTTCATTACTTGGAAAACTGGAACTGTCCTCGACGATTCTGGTCAAGGTATGGAACACATGGCTTCATTCGATTACGGTTACACAGTACCCGCAGTGCGTGACTGGGTTTACAACCAGTCTAAGTAG
- a CDS encoding aldo/keto reductase, protein MDYSLDSTITLNNGVKMPRLGMGVWKINNAGASQSVQWAIKHGYRAIDTAKQYGNEAGVGQGLTKGLADNNMKREDIFLTTKIFNGDQGYESTLEAFEDQLKRLQTDYVDLLLIHWPVDGKYLDTWRALEKIYHEGKARAIGVSNFNITRLKTILKNGSVKPTINQMEFHPLCQEEDIRNYCEQRNIQFEAWSPLGGGKVLNDERLKKIAAKYNKSVAQIILRWDLQQNVITIPKSVHEERLIQNTQIFDFELSNEDVQEINTYDNEARDLWYSGFYWHGNPTGMKDSVKQWND, encoded by the coding sequence ATGGATTATTCACTAGATTCAACTATTACTCTTAATAACGGCGTAAAGATGCCAAGATTGGGCATGGGTGTATGGAAAATTAACAACGCTGGTGCTTCTCAATCTGTTCAATGGGCCATCAAACACGGATACCGTGCAATTGATACTGCCAAACAATACGGCAATGAGGCCGGAGTCGGTCAAGGACTAACAAAAGGTCTAGCTGACAACAACATGAAACGTGAAGATATATTTTTAACAACGAAAATTTTTAATGGTGACCAAGGATACGAATCGACCCTTGAAGCCTTTGAAGATCAATTAAAGAGACTACAAACGGATTACGTAGATTTATTACTAATCCACTGGCCAGTTGATGGCAAATATTTAGATACATGGCGCGCACTCGAAAAAATTTATCATGAAGGAAAAGCGCGAGCCATCGGAGTTTCAAACTTCAATATCACTAGACTAAAAACAATTTTAAAAAATGGATCAGTTAAACCAACAATAAATCAAATGGAATTCCATCCCCTTTGCCAAGAAGAAGATATTAGAAATTATTGTGAACAACGCAACATCCAATTTGAAGCCTGGTCACCACTAGGTGGTGGCAAAGTACTAAACGATGAACGTTTAAAGAAAATTGCTGCTAAGTACAACAAGTCCGTAGCGCAAATAATATTACGCTGGGACTTGCAGCAAAATGTCATCACAATTCCAAAATCCGTCCACGAAGAAAGATTAATTCAAAACACCCAAATTTTTGATTTTGAATTAAGTAATGAAGATGTTCAAGAAATCAATACATACGATAATGAAGCTCGTGATCTCTGGTACAGTGGCTTTTATTGGCACGGAAACCCTACTGGCATGAAGGATTCAGTCAAACAATGGAATGACTAA